Genomic segment of Pelmatolapia mariae isolate MD_Pm_ZW linkage group LG6, Pm_UMD_F_2, whole genome shotgun sequence:
CTGTAGGAAGCGAGAAAAGAAACTGTGACACATACAGCAGAAACTTAGTCTGAGTTCATTTAAAACCAACTTGCATCATATATAGTATTTTCTACTGTTTTGGTGTTTTCCTACCACCCTTCGGTGTTTCACTCGGGCTTTAAATTCTGCCCCTTCTGACTTAGTGACCCACTGTACTGGTCTTCAGCTGACAATGCCCACAGAGGATCCCCGAGCAGCTGAGCTCATTACTGAGGTCACGGGGCAGATTAGGGACCGATTTACTTCCATAAAATGGGACGACACATTTGTTCACCGTGCCGCACTGTCTATCACAGGAAACCACATGCAAACTTTCTGAAAGTCTTCCCGTATGAAGTAGAGCAGAGGGAACTGTATTTTGCACACCTCTGAAACATATAATACCACCACACTCCATAGCTGCTTTACAATGACTGTATTGAATGAGAGAGTCATGCTTTACCTTTAAATTTTTGTGCACTTTTTTATACTTTTACGTGGAGCAGTTCAAGCTCAGTGGAATCTTTTTGCTACCAGACGCAGACATTCGGAAATCTATGATTTGATTTGTCCATGTCTGTGAGGAACCTTCAGAGGTTTAAAGGGCATTTGAGGGAGTGATGATATTTTTGTCTGCTCCTCCTTTCCTCAAATCACTCTTTCAACATTAAAACTTCCCTTAAAGGTTAAAGGCAGAATTAAGATTAGGGGGTTAGGCTAAGACTAAGGATTAGGGTTAGGTGGTAGGTGATATGAAAAGGGATTGGATTAGGGATTAGGAATCCAATATTTCAATAAGGATCCTCATGACACCTATCAACTGCCATGCCAACATGTGTTTTTAGAACTTAATTAGGATTAGTTTGTAATCATAACCTTAATTCTAAAATCCACACCTAAAGTTTGGTGACTGCGCCTTGTACTGTTGCCACGGAGTCACTCATAGAGACAAAGAAGCACGTGGCCATGTTTTAGTTGTAGTACATTTTACCACGATGACACATATATACACGCACAGAGACTACAGCACTATCCGCCCTCTCGTTGCTGGTAAAGGCATGTATGTGTATAGTAAGTGTGGAATGAGTCATCTGACAGTATTTCGAGAAgtgctctgtgggtttttgtcTGTTGACATTCCTCGGAAAGAGGAAGCTAGTTGACACTGCTGGCAATAAGCCAGAAATGAAAGTCAACACACTTGTGATGTGTGATCTGATAAAGAGTTGTTTCCATAGCAGACAGTTTGTACTGTTTATAAGCAGTTTAAATGTCTGTGGTGTGTGATGGTGTTTGTGTATCAGGCACTCACATTTGTCTGCGCTTCATTGGCgccctctgctgtctgtgttgaaaACCAACAATCATCAGGCGAGCACAGGTCACAGGACCTTAAGTCAGAGACATAACAGCTCCTAGGAGAAAATAAAAGGATAAGTCAAAGGAGGGCCTGGAAACAAAtaacttaattaattaaaaatctgaatttGAAGGTTTTTTTGGTAACATTTTGTGATGACATCACAAAACACTTCAGGCAACATGAGTCTGCACACTCATCCATGAAAAATGTCCTCACACAGTTCAAATGTTCTCAAGTCAAGTACAGTTGATTTGTTTTACATGAATTTACATACATTTTCTCCCTTCTATAATTTATGTTTGTGGAATTCTTCAATCATCTCAAACAAGCCCTGTACGCAAGTTCCAGAACACTGCAAAgagttttctgttcatttttacaTACAAGAAGTGTTCATATGTTCGtatacatgcttttttttttattattgaccaacaaaataaattaaaatacacagTGCTGCTGTTAAactaatttttttaaagctctgaGGCCGACAGAGATGCGAATCTGCTAGACTGTAGGCTAAAAATGAACCCCAAAGTGTGATCTGCAGCATTCTCGCCAAAGCTGCACATTTACTATTGCAAGCACTTATGTCTCAGTCACACTTTTAGCATTGATGCTGAACTCAGATAAAGCAATTTTACTTttcaagtttttatttaataaacgCTGAAAATGCACTTCAATTATGCATAAATATATTAATTACTTATAATACTGAAATACTGATTTCTCTCAGATAGCACAGTGGTGTGGTCATTAGTGATGTCACCTCATAATAAGAAGGTCCTTACACCTGTGTTTGCATGCTGTCTGTGTGGCTTCCTCCTGCAGTCATGCTTCAtaggttaactggtgactcTAAATTGAGTATAGGTGCCAGTGTCTGTCTGTATTAGCCCTGAACTGGACAAATGGCAGACAGAATGTCCAGCACTTCAGCACTGGGACATTGCTTATTCACTTTagggctttatttatttttcatataaTAATCTAACCCCTTTATTCACTAGGCTATTTTTAAGTTGATTATATTATGTTGTTAGAAATATGGGGCtgaaagaaagcaaagaagGAAAGATAAATATAGATATGTATATGTGGATCTTAATGACATCATACAAAAGTGCTCTCAGCACTACAGAAAGAGTCAGGAAGCAGGTGTCATAGATAGACGGGCTGTTGCAAACTGTCTCCAGGTGGTGGCGGTAATGTGCCGATTTGTTGGAAACTGCTAACagaggtgaaagaagaagaagccgcTCCTGTCAACTGAGCGGAAGTTTGAGGCATGAGCTGAAAAATGTATGAGTTCtagttgttgtgtttttctttattgtgtAAAAGTTCGTTTCAAGTGTCCCAGTTTCGTATCGTCGGCACGTCTGACTGATGTGGCTAAGTGCTGCCGCTGCCACTGCTTTCGTCGCTATTTGTGCTTATTACAGGAACTTTGACAAACAGCttagaggagaagaagaagaagaaggcagGTCGGTGTTGTCCGCATGCCCTTCTTTACTACAACTTTATTCACAAGGCTTATTATTAGAAGGTATGTCTATTCAAGTTACGCAAACATTCATGTTAATGGCAGACTGTTAATCCAAACTCTGTTCTGAAAGCTGTTGTTTTATTCCAGGAACATCTCAGCACAAGTGACAACATTCATACGTGTTTGTTTGAGTCAAAGGTTTCTATCGGCATAACGTTTATTTGCATTAACGAAATAATTTAGCGAGCGTAATTAGTAATTTAGCGTAACGTGGCGCTTACTGACACGACACAGACATTACttcagggtttttgtttgtttgtttattttataaatgGCATGCAGCTGTCTGATACACAGTTAAACATAAACGATTAAAAGGATGACTCCATTAAAATGATGCGTTTTGATTTAGTGGCTAAATTTCACAATGGTCACGTGCTCCAATACCCAGCACGTGCGCCTGAGTCAGATGTGTAGTCAGAAACAGCAGTTTTCACTAAATTCATCTTAGACTATTGGGAAGAGCGTTTTTGTGGTTTGAAAGATTATTTAATAATTATGCAAACTTCATCTATGAGTAAGACGACTGATTCATATTTCTCTCCTTCCCTTTCCTCAGCATGTCGTCCGCTCTTCAGCGTCACGTCATCTGGGAGTCAGATGGGCTGGTAGCCTACCTTCACCCTCGGCCCTGGACCCCGGGCTCTGTCATCCTGGAGAGCAGCACCCCCGGGACCCAAGGAGGCAGCATTTTCCACCTGGGGGAGCCAGAGTACTTGTCCTGGCTGCTTGGGGCGAGAGCTGTGGCAGAACTGCTTTGTGACAGGCTGGGAGTTCGGAGGTGTGCGCTGGTCAGCAGACCCCACAGAGATAGACCTGCTCAGGTGAGGGTCTGAACACTGGGTAGACCTGTTTACTGTAAAGTGTAACCAGTGGCAATCTGAAAGGCTGATGATGCATTTTAACAGCATatgtaaatacatgtagacagcTCCCTCTGTGTAAATTTCAGTTAGCAAACACACGTGTTTTCACTACAGATCCGTATCCTCCCCCTGTGTGGTCTGGACGCAGAGTGGCGCCCTCATCTGGCTGGGGAAGAAGAGCACAATGCCCATGACCCGGGATACTGCACTTCCAGGACCGCCCCACGATGGAGTGACTCCAGCCTGACTGAAATCCAGACCAGGATTCGAGCCAAACTGCCGCTGCCTGATGCCCCCCCTGATCTGACCTTCCTCGGGGACGATCCGGCTCACCCTTCCCTGTTCTCACGTATTGTTCGTGGTGAGGAACAGCAGTGGCGCGTCTGGGAGGACAAAGGTCATGTGGCTTTTCTCACTCCATTCCCCAACTCCCCTGGATTCACTGTGTTAGTCCCACgccgacctttgacctctgataTATTCAGACTGGGAAAAGAAGATTACGAGAGACTGGTGCTGGCCGCCAAGAAGGTGTCGCGGCTCCTGGAGGATGGGTTGGGCGCTTGGGGGGTGGGGCTTATTTTTGAGGGTTTTGAGATCGACTACGCTCATGCCAAGCTGATACCACTATTCCTGCCGCCATTGTCAGCGGGTGAAAATAAACCAGATAAACCACCGTCTCCCCAGTTTTACCCCACTTACCCGGGATATGTGACATCAGAAGATGGGCCTGAAGCCAGCTTAGAGAGTCTGAAGATAATGCACACTAAAATCACTCAAATGTAATGCTCTTTGATTCTGACTCTGATACTGTTTTTACCAAATAATCACCATTCTCTTTGCACAATCATGACTGAATGACTACACCCGGGCTGGTTAGCTAAGTACTTCTAAGTGACTCTGTTCATTTTTTGCAAGACAAACATTTGATTCAGACATCAAATATCTGATTAAAGTTTACAAATTACTCTAAATTACTTGTTTATAGATTTTATTTAGAAACCAAAAATGATCACgtattaaatacattctttAAAATCCAACAATGTTTAGATTAAAACATCAGTGTCATTGCACACTTGTACTCTGCCAAAAACCAGTAAACATGTACAGTTTACCTCAGAAATACAGAACAAAAAGCTCAGTTATGTCATAGCATCATTACACTGTGCTATTTATGTTCCTTTATTAATTAGATTGTTATGTGTTTAGTTCGTTTGCTTGCATAATCTGTGTGCTCGCTCATTACACATCTACTAATTGGTCCCTCTGTGTGATTATGTTGTAAGACTTAATTAATAACTTAATTAGTAAAGTGCTTAATCGGTGCTCTGTAATACAGGCAGTGCCCCTGGCTGTCATTATAATGGTCCAAAAGATGTTCATGAGTTAATGAGGAGGGTTTCTGCTGCTGGTTGCAATGGGAAAAAGCAGAGAGCTAGCTGAAGTCTTCAAGGAGTAATCTCCATGGTTCAAATGAATTTATTTACTCGTCTGGTGTGCTCACTAGCCAACAGCTTCTTTTACTTCTTTAACGATCGCTTCTATTTGCACCTGGCAActgtaggaaggaaaaactcctttttatcAGAAAAGACACCTCCAGTATAACCAGGTTTAGGGAGGGGCAGCGATAGGCTGCGAGCAgctgggggtgaggggaaaggGAAGAGAGCAGATGGAGACAGgacagccctaactatatgtttTAAAGTCTGATCttaaatgtagagaggctgtGTCTCCTGAATCCAGGCTAGGAGTTGGTTCCTCTGGAGAGATGCCTGCTAGATGAAAACTATCACCTTTGGAACAAAGTCtaagagtgaagtgctctattggggAGATATGGTACTATGACGTACATGGGGCCTAATGATTCAAgtccttgtatgtgaggagcagaattTAGCCTGAATTTACAATTCACTAAATTTAAATTCCTGGCACAAAGACAGCTTAACTACATAAAACTAAAATGTCAACAGTTCCATTAGAGGCAAAGCCTAATCTAAGTGATGATAATAAAAGACCTGTAGGTCCTCTTAATTCCACTTACCTTGGTGCTCATAAGCTAGTCCTGGGATAGCTAAATTGTTATCCCATTAGCCGATATAACCCCTGAAACACTAGCCTTCTGCTACTGAATGCAAATGAGGATTTATGAAAGAACACAATCGTTTCCAAACAATAACTACGATAAACCCTCAGAGGATAAGTAGATGAGAACACAAACTACAAGTGTGAATAAGAAACAACTGGTTGTGGTGGatgctgtttatttgtttatttatttataagtaAACCCCATTAGCTTCCACAACAGTGGTTGCTAGTCTTCCTGGGGCCCAAACCATCAAatacaatcaaataaaatattacacaATAAAGTGGATGCAAAATATCTACATAATTTGGCTCTTACACCCACAGTAAGGTTTTACAATTGTGGAAATATGAGCATATAAATATCACAATatgaaaatgagaacagcaGGTATTGGAGAAGGGGGGATTTTATAGCCTCAGGCCGGAGGGGGCGTGAAGGAggagtggtcccgctcctgaaattcagatgataTCGCCACTAAAAGCTGCCTAAATAGGcttttaagtgattttaaaatttaaaaatcacttcttttcataattttttttaaatttatgaatAGAAGCCCATTCTCTAATTGCATAAGGCAACTTATTCCAGTTTTTCAAAAAGTTGCTTTTAACTCAAGGAATTACTAAATTGTGGTTTGTTGAAAATCGTGTAGTATGATTATGTATTTCTTCTGGATATTGCAACCATTTAGCAACTATTTACTAATTATCATATACATGGAGTAAGTATTACAACCACATAACAGCTAGTGAAAAAGATTAGGTTACATTTCAACTACAGCTAGGTGTGTCCACCAGCTCAAGAGCTTTGACGTTGTTCTCTTACCGGCTCTCCGGATCGCACAGAACAAAAttcttcaaataaaaatataacagtgcATGCACGGTCTTCTCTGAAAAACTTTTGTGATGGATTTATGACTAGAGGTTCAGTTATGTGGTGACATCAAGCGGCTTCTCACAGACACTCTTTCCACAGCATGTGCCTTCCACACGCTCCATCTTTGTGATGTAGAGCAGAGGCTCAATGCTGCAGCTCAGATCCATGATGGAGTACACACTGACGCGGATCTGACATTGAAACGCCACGGCCGTGTAGTATGACGCAAAGGGCATGAGCGCCACGGGCGGCAGGTAGTTGACCACGATGATGGCCAGGTTAATCAGCACCATCTTGAAGGCCCTCTTCTTCACCGGGTGCATCACCTCTTTTCCCGTCACAGAGTGCCGAAGGGCCCAGATGATGGAGATGTTACAAAAGATCATCAATGCAAACGCAAAAAGGATGATGCCACTGAAGACGCCATCGACAGGCATGCGTCCCAGGATGCACTTCACCAGGGCGTAAGCCAATATGAGGCCCCACACCACCACAGAAATCCCGATGCGGATTTTGTTGTCACGGATGCCAGTGAAGAGCACGGGGTGGACCACAGCCATGTAGCGGTCCAGACAAATACACACCTGGGTTGTTAGACAAGAAGACAGACTGTGTTTCATGGTGCTTTGAAAAATAACGaaattgataataataattttatagcTTTAGCTTTTTATTGAACTGGGagagcaacaaaacaaaacaaaaaacactccaGTGGTCTGACTTCTTCGCACATCAAACTATCTGAAAACATCTGATACACTAGTGCAACAAATACTCACCAGAAAGAGTGGCGCTAAGTCTTTGATTCCATATGCCAATCTCTTAAAGTACCAGATGCCGTTGTCATTCAGCAATAACCCGTTGACAAGGTCGACGGGCGTCAT
This window contains:
- the LOC134628464 gene encoding uncharacterized protein LOC134628464 isoform X1 → MWLSAAAATAFVAICAYYRNFDKQLRGEEEEEGSMSSALQRHVIWESDGLVAYLHPRPWTPGSVILESSTPGTQGGSIFHLGEPEYLSWLLGARAVAELLCDRLGVRRCALVSRPHRDRPAQIRILPLCGLDAEWRPHLAGEEEHNAHDPGYCTSRTAPRWSDSSLTEIQTRIRAKLPLPDAPPDLTFLGDDPAHPSLFSRIVRGEEQQWRVWEDKGHVAFLTPFPNSPGFTVLVPRRPLTSDIFRLGKEDYERLVLAAKKVSRLLEDGLGAWGVGLIFEGFEIDYAHAKLIPLFLPPLSAGENKPDKPPSPQFYPTYPGYVTSEDGPEASLESLKIMHTKITQM
- the LOC134628464 gene encoding uncharacterized protein LOC134628464 isoform X2, producing the protein MPFFTTTLFTRLIIRSMSSALQRHVIWESDGLVAYLHPRPWTPGSVILESSTPGTQGGSIFHLGEPEYLSWLLGARAVAELLCDRLGVRRCALVSRPHRDRPAQIRILPLCGLDAEWRPHLAGEEEHNAHDPGYCTSRTAPRWSDSSLTEIQTRIRAKLPLPDAPPDLTFLGDDPAHPSLFSRIVRGEEQQWRVWEDKGHVAFLTPFPNSPGFTVLVPRRPLTSDIFRLGKEDYERLVLAAKKVSRLLEDGLGAWGVGLIFEGFEIDYAHAKLIPLFLPPLSAGENKPDKPPSPQFYPTYPGYVTSEDGPEASLESLKIMHTKITQM
- the LOC134628465 gene encoding G-protein coupled receptor 4-like yields the protein MSNNTLNTAYNHSANSTNPSAVHVRPLWYEFPICAVAPYGYIFYYGVKVFNLAVGTPCNILVIWQIITKKSDAFTSDTFILNLAILDAYFCLMTPVDLVNGLLLNDNGIWYFKRLAYGIKDLAPLFLVCICLDRYMAVVHPVLFTGIRDNKIRIGISVVVWGLILAYALVKCILGRMPVDGVFSGIILFAFALMIFCNISIIWALRHSVTGKEVMHPVKKRAFKMVLINLAIIVVNYLPPVALMPFASYYTAVAFQCQIRVSVYSIMDLSCSIEPLLYITKMERVEGTCCGKSVCEKPLDVTT